The proteins below are encoded in one region of Methanofollis aquaemaris:
- a CDS encoding cation-translocating P-type ATPase, with protein MAAPDPRWHTLAPVEVPDALSTRESGLSGTEAAARLERYGENRLSDGEKPSVPTIMLRQFRSSLVLVLLVAAAISLAVGERVDALAILLIVALNAILGTAQEWQAEQGMEALRRMLGLRAVVVRDGRESEVDAGVLVPGDIVLLESGRKVPADLALLSSTTLQVDEAPLTGESEPVTKVEGALPEETPLAERENIVFMGTTVVNGRGTGAVVATGMETEFGRIAGLSRRVEEVKTPLTRRLDLLSRRIGEMTLAVAVLVVLIGLLQGREVYELFLTGVSLAVAVIPEGLPAVVTLSLAVGVKALMRRHCLVRHLAASETLGSVTVICTDKTGTLTRNEMAVSMIALPGGERVEMEGRGYDPTATFLVDGEVVGPDAVPGLPAFLRAGAACNHASLSVDEDGKPGILGSPTEGALVVAAARAGIRREELPAIEEEVSFSSARKRMTVAVTEGGGQVAYMKGAPEVVLGHCTLVLAGGRVLPLDERWRRMLQGDLDEAAGGGLRLIATARRSMKAGDDLEEPDFIFLGYAGILDPPREEARDALALCRRAGIDVVVITGDAPATAEAVARSVGLSSTGVLRGAEMDAMDDGALLEKLRETKILARVSAEHKLRVIDLFTREGAVVAMTGDGVNDAPALKKAHVGIAMGVKGTDAAKEASDIVLVDDNFASIVAGVAEGRRETDNIAKFTRYLLSSNIGEVVAITGGLLAGLPLVLLPAQVLWVNLVTDGVTALALGVEPAEKGVMHRRPASPAAGVLPRRAAAGVVLIGAAIGALVLMVFALALGAGEERARTLAFTGLVVFELVNLFNFRSLHAGILETGVFSNPFLIAAAAISLLLQVAAVYAPPLQAAFRTVPLGGADWLLLLLVGLPLLLAGESYKRAVGHGEKKKERR; from the coding sequence ATGGCGGCCCCGGACCCTCGCTGGCACACCCTCGCACCGGTCGAGGTGCCGGATGCACTCTCCACGCGGGAGAGCGGGCTGTCCGGGACCGAGGCCGCGGCACGCCTGGAGCGATATGGCGAGAACCGACTCTCGGACGGAGAAAAGCCGTCGGTCCCGACGATCATGCTGCGGCAGTTCCGGAGTTCTCTGGTCCTCGTCCTCCTCGTCGCCGCGGCCATCTCCCTGGCGGTCGGCGAGCGCGTCGACGCCCTTGCCATCCTGCTCATCGTCGCCCTCAACGCGATCCTGGGTACGGCCCAGGAGTGGCAGGCCGAGCAGGGGATGGAGGCCCTCAGGCGGATGCTCGGGCTGCGGGCCGTCGTGGTGCGGGACGGGAGAGAGAGCGAGGTCGACGCCGGCGTGCTGGTCCCCGGCGATATCGTGCTCCTGGAGAGCGGGCGCAAAGTCCCGGCCGACCTCGCCCTCCTCTCCTCGACCACCCTCCAGGTCGACGAGGCCCCGCTCACCGGCGAGTCAGAACCGGTCACGAAGGTCGAAGGGGCGCTTCCCGAGGAGACCCCGCTGGCCGAACGGGAGAACATCGTCTTTATGGGCACGACCGTCGTGAACGGCCGGGGGACCGGGGCGGTCGTGGCCACCGGGATGGAGACCGAGTTCGGACGGATCGCCGGACTCTCCAGGCGGGTCGAGGAGGTGAAGACCCCGCTCACCAGGCGGCTCGATCTCCTTTCACGGCGGATCGGGGAGATGACCCTCGCCGTCGCCGTCCTGGTAGTGCTCATCGGTCTCCTGCAGGGCCGGGAAGTCTACGAGCTCTTTCTCACCGGAGTCTCCCTGGCCGTTGCGGTGATCCCGGAGGGCCTGCCTGCGGTGGTGACCCTCAGCCTGGCTGTCGGGGTGAAGGCGCTGATGCGTCGGCACTGTCTGGTCCGCCACCTCGCCGCCTCCGAGACCCTGGGCTCGGTCACGGTGATCTGCACCGACAAGACCGGCACCCTCACCAGAAACGAGATGGCGGTGAGCATGATCGCCCTCCCCGGCGGGGAGCGCGTGGAGATGGAAGGAAGAGGCTACGATCCGACGGCCACCTTCCTCGTCGACGGGGAGGTCGTCGGTCCGGATGCGGTACCGGGACTGCCGGCCTTCCTGCGGGCCGGCGCCGCCTGCAACCATGCCTCGCTCTCGGTCGACGAGGACGGGAAGCCGGGGATCCTCGGGAGCCCGACCGAGGGGGCGCTGGTCGTGGCCGCGGCCAGGGCCGGGATCAGGCGGGAAGAACTCCCGGCGATCGAGGAGGAGGTCTCCTTCTCCTCGGCGAGAAAGCGAATGACCGTCGCAGTCACCGAGGGGGGAGGGCAGGTCGCCTACATGAAAGGGGCGCCCGAGGTGGTGCTCGGGCACTGCACCCTGGTGCTCGCCGGCGGGCGGGTGCTGCCCCTGGACGAGAGATGGAGGAGGATGCTGCAGGGAGACCTCGATGAGGCGGCAGGAGGTGGGCTGCGATTGATCGCAACCGCCCGCCGGAGCATGAAGGCGGGTGACGACCTGGAAGAACCTGACTTCATCTTCCTGGGCTATGCCGGGATCCTCGACCCGCCCCGCGAGGAGGCGAGAGACGCCCTCGCCCTCTGCCGGCGGGCCGGGATCGACGTGGTGGTGATCACCGGCGACGCCCCGGCGACGGCGGAGGCGGTCGCCCGATCGGTGGGGCTTTCGAGCACCGGGGTGTTGCGGGGCGCCGAGATGGATGCCATGGACGATGGCGCCCTCCTCGAAAAACTGCGGGAGACAAAGATCCTGGCCAGGGTCTCGGCCGAGCACAAACTCCGGGTGATCGATCTCTTCACACGGGAGGGGGCGGTGGTGGCGATGACCGGCGACGGGGTGAACGACGCCCCGGCCCTGAAGAAGGCGCATGTCGGGATCGCGATGGGCGTGAAGGGGACCGACGCCGCAAAAGAGGCGAGCGACATCGTCCTGGTCGACGACAACTTCGCGAGCATCGTCGCCGGGGTCGCCGAGGGGCGGCGGGAGACCGACAACATCGCAAAGTTCACCAGATATCTTCTCTCCTCCAACATCGGCGAGGTGGTGGCCATCACCGGCGGACTCCTCGCCGGTCTTCCCCTCGTCCTCCTCCCGGCCCAGGTGCTCTGGGTGAACCTGGTGACCGACGGGGTGACCGCCCTGGCCCTCGGGGTCGAACCCGCGGAGAAAGGAGTGATGCATCGCCGCCCGGCCAGTCCGGCGGCAGGGGTGCTTCCCCGCAGAGCGGCGGCCGGGGTCGTGCTCATCGGGGCGGCGATCGGGGCGCTGGTCCTCATGGTCTTCGCCCTCGCTCTCGGCGCCGGCGAAGAACGGGCACGGACCCTCGCCTTCACCGGGCTCGTCGTCTTCGAACTGGTCAACCTCTTCAATTTCCGATCTCTGCACGCCGGCATCCTGGAGACCGGAGTCTTCTCAAACCCCTTCCTCATCGCTGCGGCCGCGATCAGTCTCCTCCTCCAGGTGGCCGCGGTCTATGCCCCACCCCTCCAGGCGGCCTTCAGAACCGTCCCGCTCGGAGGGGCCGACTGGCTCCTCCTCCTGCTCGTCGGCCTCCCCCTCCTCCTTGCAGGCGAGAGTTACAAACGGGCGGTCGGACACGGAGAAAAAAAGAAAGAACGGAGATGA
- a CDS encoding HEAT repeat domain-containing protein — translation MADVLRTIVAAAILIEVALILLVLTGGALSLPLLFIAALAGAALMVAAFLLFRGRPGEDPLRDLRSRDPRARYLAAVALGESGDPSAVGPLEVALADGDEGVRWAALEALGKIGVPALPVLTGLLTDEDVDLRWGAAVALGEVADPSAIEPLGAALADPDRYVRTRAALALAEIGAPSCEVLAGAAGSAEPGTRWAAALALGRIPAPECVPALSSLLADPDPRVRWKAAEALGAIGSEDAVAALVALLADPDQDVKAGAVAALAGVGAGAASAVVEGLKVRDRWFGAVDALREMGKAVAGPALRAALGRKNPWVRVGAALVLAEEGEKAGVDTLFDALDDPDPDVRDAARQTLSAGLRREDAGEE, via the coding sequence ATGGCGGACGTGCTCAGGACGATCGTTGCCGCGGCGATTCTCATCGAGGTCGCACTGATTCTTCTGGTCCTGACCGGAGGTGCGCTTTCTCTTCCTCTTCTTTTCATCGCTGCGCTCGCCGGGGCCGCGCTCATGGTCGCCGCCTTCCTCCTCTTCCGGGGGCGACCGGGAGAAGATCCGCTCCGCGACCTCCGGAGCCGCGATCCCCGGGCGCGGTACCTGGCGGCGGTGGCCCTTGGTGAATCCGGCGACCCGTCGGCTGTCGGACCCCTGGAGGTGGCCCTCGCCGACGGAGACGAGGGCGTCAGGTGGGCGGCGCTGGAGGCCCTCGGGAAGATCGGCGTCCCTGCCCTCCCGGTGCTGACCGGCCTGCTCACCGACGAGGACGTCGACCTCAGGTGGGGGGCGGCGGTGGCCCTCGGCGAGGTCGCCGACCCGTCGGCCATCGAACCCCTCGGTGCGGCTCTCGCCGATCCCGACCGGTACGTGCGGACGCGGGCGGCCCTTGCCCTTGCCGAGATCGGGGCGCCGTCCTGCGAAGTCCTCGCCGGTGCAGCCGGGTCGGCCGAACCAGGCACCAGGTGGGCCGCCGCGCTCGCCCTCGGCAGGATCCCCGCGCCCGAGTGCGTCCCTGCTCTCTCCTCCCTCCTCGCCGACCCCGACCCCCGGGTGCGGTGGAAGGCGGCCGAGGCCCTCGGGGCGATCGGGAGCGAGGACGCGGTCGCCGCCCTGGTCGCCCTCCTCGCCGATCCGGACCAGGACGTGAAGGCCGGTGCCGTCGCCGCCCTTGCCGGCGTCGGTGCCGGTGCGGCGTCGGCGGTGGTCGAGGGGCTGAAGGTCCGGGACCGGTGGTTCGGTGCGGTGGACGCTCTCAGGGAGATGGGGAAGGCCGTCGCCGGTCCGGCGCTCCGTGCGGCCCTCGGCCGGAAGAACCCCTGGGTGCGTGTCGGTGCGGCGCTGGTCCTCGCCGAAGAGGGCGAGAAGGCCGGGGTCGACACCCTCTTCGACGCCCTCGACGACCCCGACCCGGACGTCCGCGACGCCGCCAGACAGACCCTCTCGGCCGGACTCAGGCGGGAGGATGCCGGGGAGGAGTGA
- a CDS encoding mechanosensitive ion channel family protein yields MAESNLDLSFLGDFDWWHLATILILIVGAAFVAKLLTIYLKKSLTDKIKRSQLDLLLKVVNYSVLVLAALMLLPVFEVELGGLLVAGGFLSIVIGIASQSVLGNLISGVFLIVERPITIGDNINIGDVAGDVADLNIFSTIVKTYDGVYVRIPNETVFTSAITNYVAHVARRFSYVVGIPYDADAGRAIEIIRGVILEHPFALKNPEPTIYVDELADNSVNIKVMIWAPASEWWGVYTDLLWKIKAELEQNGIEIPFPQRVVWFQNELALGRGVRSGEMSDSHPDYSFPRTGADNAAPPGPDVDDDEGR; encoded by the coding sequence ATGGCGGAATCCAATCTTGACCTCTCGTTTCTGGGGGACTTCGACTGGTGGCATCTTGCCACCATCCTCATCCTGATCGTCGGGGCGGCCTTCGTCGCCAAACTCCTGACCATCTACCTCAAGAAATCTCTCACCGACAAGATCAAACGCAGCCAGCTCGACCTCCTCCTCAAGGTCGTCAACTACTCGGTCCTGGTCCTGGCCGCTCTCATGCTCCTCCCGGTCTTCGAGGTCGAACTGGGCGGCCTGCTGGTGGCCGGCGGGTTCCTCTCGATCGTCATCGGTATCGCCAGCCAGAGCGTGCTCGGCAACCTGATCTCAGGGGTCTTCCTCATCGTCGAGCGACCGATCACCATCGGGGACAACATCAATATCGGGGATGTGGCCGGCGATGTCGCCGACCTCAACATCTTCTCGACGATCGTCAAGACCTACGACGGGGTCTATGTGCGGATCCCGAATGAAACGGTTTTCACATCTGCGATCACAAACTATGTCGCCCACGTGGCGAGGCGGTTCAGTTATGTCGTCGGCATCCCGTACGACGCCGATGCCGGGCGTGCGATCGAGATCATCAGAGGGGTAATCCTGGAGCACCCCTTCGCTCTCAAGAATCCGGAACCGACGATCTATGTCGACGAACTCGCCGACAATTCGGTGAATATCAAGGTGATGATCTGGGCGCCCGCGAGCGAGTGGTGGGGAGTGTACACCGATCTCCTCTGGAAGATCAAGGCCGAACTCGAACAGAACGGGATCGAGATACCCTTCCCGCAGCGGGTGGTCTGGTTCCAGAACGAACTCGCTCTCGGGAGGGGGGTGCGGAGTGGAGAAATGTCCGATTCCCACCCTGATTACTCGTTCCCCCGGACCGGTGCCGACAATGCGGCGCCTCCGGGCCCTGACGTCGACGACGATGAAGGAAGGTAG
- a CDS encoding NYN domain-containing protein, which yields MTGRAAVFIDNGYLSKVSPEGTKIDFEKFSDEACEGRERLRTYFYDCMPYQSDPPTEEERRRYAQYCKFRDIMEGLPRFQMRFGRLQKGIGETFEQKRVDILLAVDLVKLSWTGQIRYATVVTGDSDFVPAVDAAKDAGVIVTLYYSKKAAHNELLSAVDERREMDEEFFERIQRD from the coding sequence ATGACCGGGAGGGCGGCCGTATTCATCGACAACGGATACCTCTCCAAGGTCTCGCCGGAAGGCACCAAGATCGACTTTGAAAAGTTCTCCGACGAGGCCTGCGAAGGGAGAGAGCGGCTGCGCACCTATTTCTACGACTGCATGCCCTACCAGAGCGACCCGCCCACCGAGGAGGAGAGGCGGCGCTACGCCCAGTACTGCAAGTTCAGGGACATCATGGAAGGCCTGCCCAGGTTCCAGATGCGGTTCGGACGGTTGCAGAAAGGGATCGGCGAGACCTTCGAGCAGAAGCGGGTGGACATCCTCCTTGCCGTCGACCTGGTGAAACTCAGCTGGACCGGGCAGATCAGGTATGCGACCGTCGTCACCGGAGACAGCGATTTTGTCCCGGCCGTCGACGCGGCGAAGGACGCCGGGGTGATCGTCACCCTGTACTACTCAAAAAAGGCGGCGCACAACGAACTCCTCTCGGCCGTCGACGAGCGGCGCGAGATGGACGAGGAATTTTTCGAGCGGATTCAGAGGGATTAG
- a CDS encoding DUF432 domain-containing protein: MYGTHDLPFHYETEDFSLSFEHEEGRYLYHRELCGEKKEHILLSSGGRVIINPVEPLNLPKSICHALLVEFDPLSIEPGARATVYLTFPIEIGVFVAGRGNLEVLDIFSWNAPKYTLYGSSDAGTIARYWKSATCAAPPDLDPFREGLLSLTISNTTRDWIELSRTVLESTGMKIYYDDTQVSMQARMRLVSTMVAETSFRDRPFAEGQKKALELCQGRAIPGVERLRFLMDQGL; this comes from the coding sequence GTGTACGGCACCCACGACCTCCCCTTCCACTATGAAACAGAGGATTTCTCTCTCAGTTTCGAGCATGAGGAGGGAAGATATCTCTACCACCGGGAATTATGCGGTGAGAAAAAAGAGCATATCCTCCTCTCTTCAGGTGGCCGGGTGATCATTAATCCTGTAGAACCGCTCAACCTCCCCAAGAGCATCTGCCATGCCCTCCTCGTCGAGTTCGACCCCCTCTCCATCGAACCGGGTGCCAGGGCGACGGTCTACCTCACCTTCCCCATCGAGATCGGGGTCTTTGTCGCAGGTCGCGGGAACCTCGAAGTCCTTGATATCTTCTCATGGAACGCGCCGAAGTACACCCTCTACGGCTCGTCGGACGCGGGAACGATCGCGAGGTACTGGAAGAGTGCGACCTGTGCCGCACCCCCCGACCTCGACCCCTTCAGGGAGGGGCTGCTCTCCCTGACCATCAGCAACACCACCCGTGACTGGATCGAACTCTCCAGGACGGTCCTCGAGAGCACGGGCATGAAGATCTACTACGACGATACGCAGGTCTCGATGCAGGCCAGGATGCGGCTGGTCAGTACGATGGTGGCCGAGACCTCGTTTCGCGACCGTCCGTTTGCCGAAGGACAGAAGAAGGCGCTTGAACTCTGCCAGGGACGGGCGATCCCCGGTGTGGAACGCTTGCGGTTCCTGATGGACCAGGGGTTATAA
- a CDS encoding DNA-directed DNA polymerase II large subunit, with protein sequence MVAVSPSMAGYFKRLEENLNAVLKVAEAARARGYDPRTKVEIPLANDLGDRVEALLGIEGVAARIRELEKQMSREEVSLKIGDDFVAKMFGEETREEVVDHAIRTSMGLLTEGVVAAPTEGIAKVGFGKNDDGTEYLKVYYAGPIRSAGGTAQALSVLVGDYVRQSLGIDRYKPRTDEVERYVEELKQYNNIQSMQYMPSDDEIRLIIKNCPVCIDGEPTEREEVSGYRNLERVETNTVRGGMCLVVAEGLALKAPKVMKNVRKMKMEGWDWLQQIIDGASNSDDEEEEEPGVHPKDKYIRDLIGGRPVFSYPMRTGGFRLRYGRSRNTGFAAAGFNPATLHILGDYLAVGTQMKTERPGKAAGVVPVDSIEGPTVRLKSGEVRRVDDTEEAKRIVPQLDKILDIGEILISYGEFLENNHPLIPPTYCEEWWLLEGGPRHPENEIEAIEFALEGAPLHPAYTWFWDDLDPAQVRWLADYVSARGRVEDGALRIEDSPELRDVLDVLLIPRTVEGDEVVLKTFLAFLACLGLTLTLEKRPVWENAPDAPEGNGNGQIHGNTHTLDLVSHLSGFTVRSRGGTRIGGRMGRPGKSKPREMKPAPHVLFPVGEAGGARRSVQTAGSYKVRSNRDGGTINAEVGERRCAACGQVTFKNQCPSCGGHTEPVWRCPKCNIETGGRICPACEGKAVCLQKIDLAIKDEYGEGLKRLRMNHNAVQLVKGVKGMISAERTVEPIEKGILRACHGLYVFKDGTVRYDMIDLPVTHFRPQEVGASVEQIRAIGYTHDYNGVELTRPDQVLELHCQDIMVSELCGEWLLRVSRFVDDLLERFYGLPRFYNAEKPADLIGQMLIGLAPHTSAGVLCRLIGFTKAQVGYAHPFFHAAKRRNCFQGDTLIRVMEDGRWREVPVSQFVLENFDLARPGLDEAGTHWSEPRRQATVLAVDSQGNVRPRRVTAVSVHRAPDHLIRFETARGRSLEVTPDHTMLVWDLCYLRKIMAMEVKVGDRVPVMEGGGVVSDTVTGVDYLRCPDEAVYCLTVAEDHTLAANGIFCGQCDGDEDCVMLLLDGLINFSRSFLPETRGGSMDAPLVLTSRLDPKEVDKESLNVDVVDHYPLALYEAALNYAPPKDLEKVIDHVDLRVGTPAQYEGFRFTHDTADISAGPLESTYTLLGSMLDKMQAELELAEMIRAVDADDVAERVLNTHFIRDLMGNLRAFASQSVRCTKCGQKYRRMPLSGKCTKCGGKILQTVHEASVKKYLTMSRNLSKNYDISQYTKQRIEVLDMAIFSTFGEEKEKQLGLADFM encoded by the coding sequence ATGGTAGCGGTCTCGCCGTCGATGGCCGGGTACTTCAAACGGCTTGAGGAAAACCTCAACGCTGTCCTGAAAGTAGCGGAAGCGGCGCGGGCCAGGGGCTACGACCCGCGCACAAAAGTCGAGATCCCGCTGGCCAACGACCTCGGCGACCGGGTCGAGGCCCTCCTCGGGATCGAGGGGGTGGCCGCGCGGATCCGGGAACTCGAGAAACAGATGTCCCGCGAAGAGGTCTCTCTCAAGATCGGCGACGACTTCGTGGCAAAGATGTTCGGCGAGGAGACGCGGGAGGAGGTCGTCGACCACGCGATCAGAACCTCGATGGGTCTCCTCACCGAAGGTGTGGTGGCGGCGCCGACCGAGGGGATCGCCAAGGTCGGGTTTGGCAAGAACGACGACGGCACCGAATATCTCAAGGTCTATTATGCCGGCCCGATCCGGTCGGCCGGCGGGACGGCCCAGGCCCTCTCGGTTCTTGTCGGCGATTATGTCCGGCAGAGTCTCGGGATCGACCGATACAAACCCAGGACCGATGAGGTGGAACGATACGTCGAGGAACTCAAGCAGTACAACAACATCCAGTCGATGCAGTACATGCCCAGCGACGACGAGATCCGCCTCATCATCAAGAACTGCCCGGTATGTATCGACGGCGAACCGACCGAGCGCGAGGAGGTCTCCGGGTACCGCAACCTGGAGCGGGTGGAGACGAACACGGTGCGGGGCGGGATGTGCCTGGTCGTCGCCGAGGGGCTGGCCCTCAAGGCCCCCAAGGTGATGAAGAATGTCAGAAAGATGAAGATGGAAGGCTGGGACTGGCTCCAGCAGATCATCGACGGGGCATCGAATTCTGACGACGAGGAAGAGGAAGAGCCCGGCGTCCACCCGAAGGACAAATACATCCGCGACCTCATCGGCGGCCGCCCGGTCTTCTCGTACCCGATGCGCACCGGAGGGTTTCGGCTGCGGTACGGCCGGTCCCGGAACACCGGGTTTGCTGCGGCAGGGTTCAACCCGGCCACCCTCCACATCCTCGGCGACTATCTCGCGGTCGGGACGCAGATGAAGACCGAACGCCCCGGCAAGGCGGCCGGGGTGGTGCCGGTCGACAGCATCGAAGGACCGACGGTCAGGTTGAAGTCGGGGGAGGTGCGGCGGGTCGACGACACCGAGGAGGCGAAACGGATCGTCCCGCAGCTCGATAAGATCCTCGACATCGGCGAGATCCTCATCAGTTACGGCGAGTTCCTGGAGAACAACCACCCCCTGATCCCGCCGACCTATTGCGAGGAGTGGTGGCTCCTGGAGGGCGGCCCCCGCCACCCGGAGAACGAGATCGAGGCGATCGAGTTCGCCCTCGAGGGCGCACCCCTCCATCCGGCCTACACCTGGTTCTGGGACGACCTTGACCCTGCGCAGGTGCGATGGCTTGCCGATTATGTCTCGGCCCGCGGTCGGGTCGAGGATGGGGCGCTCAGGATCGAGGACAGCCCCGAACTGAGAGATGTCCTGGACGTGCTCCTCATCCCCCGCACCGTCGAGGGGGACGAGGTGGTGCTCAAGACTTTCCTGGCCTTCCTCGCCTGCCTGGGACTCACCCTCACCCTCGAAAAGCGGCCGGTCTGGGAGAACGCGCCCGATGCACCCGAAGGCAACGGAAACGGCCAGATCCACGGCAACACCCACACCCTCGACCTCGTCTCCCACCTATCCGGCTTCACCGTCAGGTCGCGGGGCGGGACCAGGATCGGAGGGAGGATGGGTCGGCCCGGCAAGTCCAAGCCCCGTGAGATGAAGCCCGCACCCCACGTCCTCTTCCCGGTCGGCGAGGCCGGCGGGGCCAGGCGGTCGGTGCAGACCGCCGGTTCGTACAAGGTGCGGAGCAACCGGGACGGCGGCACGATCAACGCGGAGGTCGGCGAGCGTCGGTGTGCCGCCTGCGGGCAGGTCACCTTCAAGAACCAGTGCCCCTCCTGCGGCGGTCACACCGAACCGGTCTGGCGGTGCCCGAAATGCAACATCGAGACCGGCGGCAGGATCTGCCCGGCCTGCGAGGGGAAGGCGGTCTGCCTCCAGAAGATAGACCTGGCGATCAAGGATGAGTACGGTGAGGGCCTCAAGCGTCTTCGGATGAACCATAACGCCGTGCAACTTGTCAAGGGGGTCAAGGGCATGATCTCGGCCGAACGGACGGTGGAACCGATCGAGAAGGGGATCCTCCGGGCATGCCATGGGCTGTACGTCTTCAAGGACGGGACGGTCCGTTACGACATGATCGATCTCCCGGTCACGCACTTCAGGCCGCAGGAGGTGGGGGCGAGCGTCGAGCAGATCAGGGCGATCGGGTACACCCACGACTACAATGGGGTGGAACTGACCAGGCCCGACCAGGTGCTCGAACTCCACTGCCAGGATATCATGGTCTCCGAGCTCTGCGGCGAGTGGCTGCTTCGGGTCTCCCGGTTCGTCGACGATCTCCTGGAGCGGTTCTACGGTCTCCCGCGCTTTTACAATGCCGAAAAGCCCGCGGACCTCATCGGGCAGATGCTCATCGGCCTCGCGCCGCACACGAGCGCCGGGGTGCTCTGCCGGCTCATCGGGTTCACGAAGGCGCAGGTAGGGTATGCCCACCCCTTCTTCCATGCGGCCAAACGGCGCAACTGCTTCCAGGGCGACACCCTCATCCGGGTGATGGAGGACGGGCGCTGGCGCGAGGTGCCGGTCAGTCAGTTCGTCCTGGAAAACTTCGACCTCGCCCGCCCCGGCCTGGACGAGGCCGGGACTCACTGGTCCGAACCGAGACGGCAGGCCACGGTGCTCGCCGTCGACTCGCAGGGCAATGTCCGTCCCCGCCGGGTGACGGCGGTCTCGGTCCACCGCGCCCCCGACCATCTCATCAGGTTCGAGACGGCGCGGGGCCGGAGCCTGGAGGTGACGCCCGACCATACGATGCTGGTCTGGGATCTCTGTTATCTCAGGAAGATCATGGCGATGGAGGTGAAGGTCGGCGACCGCGTCCCGGTGATGGAAGGCGGGGGCGTGGTCTCCGACACCGTGACCGGGGTGGACTATCTCAGGTGCCCTGACGAGGCGGTCTACTGCCTGACGGTCGCCGAGGACCACACTCTCGCGGCGAACGGGATCTTCTGCGGGCAGTGCGATGGCGACGAGGACTGCGTGATGCTCCTCCTCGACGGGCTGATCAACTTTTCCCGATCGTTCCTGCCCGAGACGCGGGGCGGGTCGATGGACGCCCCGCTCGTGCTCACCTCCCGCCTCGATCCCAAAGAGGTGGACAAGGAGAGTCTCAACGTCGATGTCGTCGACCACTACCCGCTCGCGCTCTACGAGGCGGCGCTCAACTATGCCCCGCCCAAAGATCTGGAGAAGGTGATCGATCATGTCGACCTCCGCGTCGGCACGCCCGCACAGTACGAGGGCTTCCGTTTCACCCACGACACCGCCGACATCTCGGCCGGCCCCCTGGAGTCCACCTACACCCTGCTCGGCTCGATGCTCGATAAGATGCAGGCCGAACTCGAACTCGCCGAGATGATCCGGGCGGTGGACGCGGACGACGTGGCCGAGCGGGTGCTGAACACCCACTTCATCCGCGACCTGATGGGCAATCTCCGCGCCTTTGCCTCACAGTCGGTGCGCTGCACGAAGTGCGGCCAGAAGTACCGCCGCATGCCTCTCTCAGGCAAGTGCACGAAGTGCGGCGGCAAGATCCTCCAGACGGTCCACGAGGCCTCGGTGAAGAAGTATCTCACGATGAGTCGGAATCTCTCCAAGAATTATGATATCTCGCAGTACACCAAGCAGCGGATCGAGGTGCTGGACATGGCGATCTTCTCGACGTTCGGGGAAGAGAAGGAGAAGCAGCTGGGCCTCGCGGACTTTATGTGA
- a CDS encoding HEAT repeat domain-containing protein, which translates to MDAEITSQIKALSSQNIDERHAAEERLTAMGEAAILPLIEVLTEAEESTCWYIARVLARIGEPAIKPLLITMIVEENPQFRRYAAAALGSMGEVAIEPLIEAFSTEDKALRGFVSLALCQIGTPALAPLKKLLKEGDEVQRMCASLTLWKMGEEGIGDLVEGLSDEKSS; encoded by the coding sequence ATGGATGCAGAGATCACCAGTCAGATAAAGGCACTTTCAAGCCAGAATATCGACGAACGCCATGCGGCGGAGGAGCGGCTGACGGCGATGGGGGAGGCGGCGATCCTCCCGCTCATCGAGGTGCTGACCGAGGCCGAGGAGAGCACCTGCTGGTACATTGCCAGGGTTCTTGCCAGGATCGGGGAACCGGCGATCAAGCCGCTGCTGATCACGATGATCGTCGAGGAAAATCCACAGTTCAGGCGGTACGCGGCTGCGGCCCTGGGTTCGATGGGGGAGGTGGCGATCGAGCCCCTCATCGAGGCGTTCTCGACCGAGGACAAAGCACTCCGCGGGTTTGTTTCCCTGGCCCTCTGCCAGATCGGCACCCCGGCCCTCGCCCCGCTCAAGAAACTTCTCAAAGAGGGTGACGAGGTGCAGCGGATGTGCGCCTCCCTCACCCTCTGGAAGATGGGCGAGGAGGGGATCGGCGACCTGGTCGAAGGTCTGAGCGACGAGAAGTCGTCCTGA